A stretch of the Thiohalospira halophila DSM 15071 genome encodes the following:
- the glk gene encoding glucokinase, giving the protein MRVLAGDIGGTHCRFLVAEVDGDRVEPVAEERVPSGDHPDLAPAVRAAFPDGVPGAPARACFAVAGPVHGGRARITNLPWTLEEGRLAGELGLERVTLINDFVGVGEGLPALGPGQYATLQTGERDPGGTIGYLGPGTGLGQGALVPCGDGHAVVPSEGGHAGLAPRTEREVALVAWWRERLGRVCREDLLSGPGLARIAAYLREREGIAPGPEVAAALADGDEDPAAILGRAGLAGEDPLATATVATFAELLGAIAGDWGLETAATGGLFLAGGIPPRLLPALREPAFVEAFNDKGPMTPLATRLPVHVVTEPRVGLLGAARRAAGQ; this is encoded by the coding sequence ATGCGGGTTCTGGCCGGAGACATCGGCGGCACCCACTGCCGCTTCCTGGTGGCCGAGGTCGACGGCGACCGGGTGGAGCCGGTGGCCGAAGAGCGGGTCCCCAGCGGCGACCATCCCGACCTGGCCCCGGCGGTGCGCGCCGCCTTTCCCGACGGCGTCCCCGGTGCCCCGGCGCGCGCCTGCTTCGCCGTGGCGGGGCCGGTCCATGGCGGCCGGGCCCGGATCACCAACCTCCCCTGGACCCTGGAGGAGGGGCGTCTGGCCGGCGAACTGGGTCTGGAACGGGTGACCCTGATCAACGATTTCGTCGGGGTTGGCGAGGGGCTGCCGGCCCTGGGTCCGGGGCAGTACGCGACCCTGCAGACCGGGGAGCGCGACCCCGGTGGCACCATCGGCTACCTGGGGCCAGGGACCGGTCTGGGTCAGGGTGCGCTGGTTCCCTGCGGCGACGGCCATGCCGTGGTCCCCAGCGAGGGAGGGCACGCCGGCCTGGCCCCGCGTACCGAGCGGGAGGTGGCCCTGGTCGCCTGGTGGCGGGAGCGGCTGGGCCGGGTATGTCGCGAGGACCTGCTCTCCGGTCCCGGGCTGGCGCGTATCGCCGCCTATCTTCGGGAGAGGGAGGGCATCGCGCCGGGGCCGGAGGTGGCCGCCGCCCTGGCCGATGGCGACGAGGATCCCGCCGCCATCCTGGGTCGCGCCGGGCTGGCCGGCGAGGATCCCCTGGCCACGGCCACCGTGGCGACCTTTGCCGAGCTGCTGGGCGCCATCGCCGGCGACTGGGGGCTGGAGACCGCCGCCACCGGTGGCCTCTTCCTCGCCGGCGGGATCCCGCCCCGACTGTTGCCGGCGCTGCGGGAGCCTGCCTTCGTGGAGGCCTTCAACGACAAGGGCCCCATGACCCCCCTGGCCACCCGCCTCCCGGTCCACGTGGTCACCGAGCCCCGCGTCGGCCTCCTGGGCGCTGCCCGGCGGGCTGCCGGCCAGTGA
- the pgl gene encoding 6-phosphogluconolactonase, with protein sequence MTQPQWRTETDAEAVAATAAADLAQLLEGSDGPFHLALAGGRTPERLYRRLAGMDLPWNRLHIWFGDERAVPPDDPDSNECMSREALLDHVPIPPGQVHPMRPAVTTIRHDAAAYRRELSRWAPRDTAGWPIFDLVLLGLGADGHTASLFPGSCALHEAHRSVVANYAPKLRAWRLTLTYPAINAARRVWLLATGAEKAGAVARLRSGDASAPAARLAPAGEYRILLDRAAAGEG encoded by the coding sequence ATGACGCAGCCGCAATGGCGAACCGAGACCGATGCCGAGGCGGTGGCGGCCACCGCCGCCGCGGACCTGGCCCAGTTGCTGGAGGGGAGTGACGGCCCCTTCCACCTGGCGCTGGCCGGGGGGCGCACGCCGGAACGGCTCTATCGCCGCCTGGCAGGGATGGACCTGCCCTGGAACCGCCTCCACATCTGGTTCGGGGACGAGCGCGCCGTGCCGCCGGATGATCCCGACTCCAACGAATGCATGAGCCGGGAGGCGCTACTGGACCACGTGCCCATTCCCCCGGGACAGGTCCACCCCATGCGGCCGGCGGTGACCACCATCCGCCACGATGCCGCGGCCTACCGGCGGGAGCTGAGCCGATGGGCGCCCCGGGATACCGCCGGCTGGCCAATATTCGACCTGGTACTGCTGGGGCTGGGGGCCGACGGCCATACCGCCTCGCTCTTCCCCGGCTCCTGCGCCCTCCACGAGGCGCATCGCAGCGTTGTTGCCAACTATGCCCCGAAACTGCGGGCGTGGCGGCTGACCCTGACCTATCCCGCCATCAACGCGGCGCGCCGGGTGTGGCTCCTGGCCACGGGGGCGGAGAAGGCCGGGGCGGTGGCGCGGCTCCGGTCCGGGGATGCCAGCGCCCCGGCGGCGCGGCTGGCGCCGGCGGGGGAGTACCGGATCCTGCTCGACCGCGCCGCGGCGGGGGAGGGCTGA
- a CDS encoding amylo-alpha-1,6-glucosidase — MAESAETGENGTTPEGYTEALALMHRCATADGFLASPTEHANYHRVWSRDGAVLGLAALASGDETLIMTLRRTLETLANHQGPHGEIPSNVEPMTERVSFGGTAGRVDASLWFVIACGEYWAATGDDAFIEAMLPALERVRFLLGAWEFNNRGLLYVPQTGDWADEYIQSGYVLYDQLLYLQALRTLCRIHGHVHGTTDHALLERIGRLYHLIRANYWFRNGDDAGEDAYHPVLYQRGREAAALRESEHRHWMPFFSPTGYGFRFDAFANVLASLLRVAYDDQRAEVDTFIREIAPEGMELLPAFHPVIHPEDSAWEELQMNFSYSFRNHPHEYHNGGLWPLITGFHVADLAGRDEAAARHHLAALDRANALPMEGEPWSFPEFVHGTELTAGGTRHQGWSAAAAVLGHRALAGAPVLRLTGAMDEGEVDLG, encoded by the coding sequence ATGGCGGAGTCCGCGGAAACCGGCGAGAACGGCACCACTCCCGAGGGCTACACCGAGGCCCTGGCCCTGATGCACCGCTGCGCCACGGCGGACGGCTTCCTCGCCTCCCCCACCGAACACGCCAACTACCACCGGGTCTGGTCCCGGGACGGCGCCGTCCTCGGCCTGGCCGCCCTGGCCAGCGGCGACGAGACGCTGATCATGACCCTCCGCCGGACCCTGGAGACCCTGGCGAACCACCAGGGACCCCACGGCGAGATCCCCAGCAACGTGGAGCCCATGACCGAGCGCGTCTCCTTCGGCGGCACCGCCGGCCGGGTGGACGCCAGTCTCTGGTTCGTCATCGCCTGCGGGGAGTACTGGGCGGCCACCGGAGACGATGCCTTCATCGAGGCGATGCTGCCGGCGCTGGAACGGGTCCGCTTCCTCCTGGGGGCATGGGAGTTCAACAATCGCGGCCTGCTCTACGTCCCCCAGACCGGGGACTGGGCCGACGAATACATCCAGTCCGGCTACGTCCTCTACGACCAGCTCCTCTACCTCCAGGCGCTGCGCACGCTCTGCCGGATCCACGGCCATGTCCACGGGACGACGGACCACGCCCTGCTGGAGCGTATCGGCCGGCTCTACCATCTCATCCGCGCCAACTACTGGTTCCGCAACGGCGACGATGCCGGCGAGGATGCCTACCACCCGGTCCTCTACCAGCGTGGCCGGGAGGCCGCCGCCCTGCGCGAGAGCGAGCACCGCCACTGGATGCCCTTCTTCTCGCCCACCGGCTACGGCTTCCGCTTCGACGCCTTCGCCAATGTCCTCGCCTCCCTGCTGCGGGTGGCCTACGACGACCAGCGCGCCGAGGTGGACACCTTCATCCGCGAGATCGCTCCCGAGGGGATGGAACTGCTGCCGGCCTTCCATCCGGTCATCCATCCCGAGGACAGCGCCTGGGAGGAGCTGCAGATGAACTTCTCCTACAGCTTCCGCAACCACCCCCACGAGTACCATAACGGTGGGCTCTGGCCGCTCATCACCGGCTTCCACGTGGCCGACCTGGCTGGTCGGGACGAGGCCGCCGCCCGCCACCACCTGGCCGCTCTGGACCGGGCCAACGCCCTTCCCATGGAGGGCGAGCCCTGGTCCTTCCCCGAGTTCGTCCACGGCACCGAACTCACGGCGGGCGGCACCCGCCACCAGGGCTGGAGCGCCGCGGCGGCGGTCCTCGGCCACCGGGCCCTGGCCGGCGCCCCGGTGCTGCGCCTCACGGGGGCAATGGACGAGGGAGAAGTCGACCTTGGCTGA
- a CDS encoding HAD-IIB family hydrolase, with amino-acid sequence MADRLLLCSDLDRTLLPNGRWPESPEARPRLRAFAARPETALAYVSGRHEALLHAAIAEYDLPEPDFAIGDVGTTIYRIEDGRWPPWQAWHDHIAPDWAGHDRDAIAATLAVLPELTPQEPEKQNTFKCSWYAPTDTDRDALLARVRDRLDPLGIRASLIWSIDEAADTGLLDILPERATKRHAVEFLVDRLGFARESTVFAGDSGNDLPVFDSGLEAVLVRNAADDVRAEARERVDAIGHPDRLYIAGGDFLGMNGYYAAGVLEGVAHFHPRAADWMALPGE; translated from the coding sequence TTGGCTGATCGCCTGCTGCTCTGCTCCGACCTGGACCGCACCCTGCTGCCCAACGGCCGCTGGCCGGAGTCGCCGGAGGCCCGCCCCCGGCTGCGCGCCTTCGCCGCCCGACCGGAGACGGCGCTGGCCTATGTCAGTGGCCGCCACGAGGCCCTCCTGCACGCCGCCATCGCCGAGTACGACCTGCCGGAGCCCGACTTCGCCATCGGCGATGTGGGCACCACCATCTATCGCATCGAGGACGGGCGCTGGCCCCCCTGGCAGGCGTGGCACGACCACATCGCCCCCGACTGGGCCGGCCATGACCGCGATGCCATCGCCGCGACCCTGGCCGTTCTGCCGGAACTCACCCCCCAGGAGCCGGAGAAGCAGAACACCTTCAAGTGCTCCTGGTACGCCCCCACGGATACCGACCGCGACGCCCTCCTGGCCCGGGTCCGGGATCGGCTGGACCCCCTGGGGATCCGCGCGAGCCTCATCTGGTCCATCGACGAGGCCGCCGATACCGGCCTGCTGGACATCCTTCCCGAGCGCGCCACCAAGCGCCACGCCGTGGAATTCCTGGTGGACCGGCTCGGCTTCGCCCGGGAGTCCACCGTCTTCGCCGGTGACTCCGGCAACGACCTGCCCGTCTTCGACAGCGGCCTGGAGGCAGTGCTGGTGCGCAACGCCGCCGACGACGTCCGCGCCGAGGCGCGGGAGCGGGTCGACGCCATCGGCCACCCGGACCGGCTCTACATCGCCGGCGGCGATTTCCTGGGCATGAACGGCTACTACGCCGCCGGGGTGCTGGAAGGGGTGGCCCACTTCCATCCCCGGGCGGCCGATTGGATGGCGCTGCCGGGGGAATAG
- a CDS encoding YdcH family protein, protein MGPSEESELRQRLEALREEHRDLDEAVARLAEDPAMNRLQLTRLKKRKLQLKDAIAHIESRLIPDLNA, encoded by the coding sequence ATGGGTCCCAGCGAGGAGAGTGAACTCCGTCAGCGCCTGGAGGCTCTGCGCGAGGAGCACCGCGACCTCGACGAGGCCGTCGCGCGCCTGGCCGAGGATCCGGCCATGAACCGGCTGCAGCTCACCCGGCTGAAGAAGCGCAAGCTCCAGCTCAAGGACGCCATCGCCCATATCGAGAGCCGACTGATACCCGACCTCAATGCCTGA
- a CDS encoding DUF3549 family protein, with protein sequence MPDSETEAPQGIADLCARQGVPLHAFDMGRQLTPVDVETLAAVERGDTPWPLPFQGRARLGLVGETGADPFVWFLALPLDEAGYLHPAVRDDLLARLAEAPLREQDPNEHDPLGDNPYGFTPDPERMAALHARAGRLLGREPSAYYEHVRIYLTGAHGWDQWAFLGLQGLADIAERLDEADNAERVAGAIPQLPATPFEALARQLEHVTLPEPVAAALLDRAETATGTEAAAALRGLTGAADAAPRRAWLTRRLGGLDPETEAEFLAAVAGRAWADLADPAVAGAFLEALAGTGQEVFSKTITELVALPGMRSALRDAIADPARSETVSRAAAALPTLP encoded by the coding sequence ATGCCTGATTCCGAGACTGAAGCCCCCCAGGGGATCGCCGACCTCTGCGCCCGTCAGGGCGTCCCCCTCCACGCCTTCGACATGGGCCGCCAGCTCACCCCGGTGGATGTCGAGACCCTGGCCGCGGTGGAGCGCGGCGATACCCCCTGGCCCCTGCCCTTCCAGGGCCGGGCACGGCTGGGGCTGGTGGGCGAGACCGGCGCCGATCCCTTCGTCTGGTTCCTGGCCCTGCCCCTGGACGAGGCGGGCTACCTCCATCCGGCGGTGCGCGACGACCTCCTGGCCCGGCTGGCGGAGGCGCCGCTGCGGGAGCAGGACCCCAACGAGCACGACCCCCTGGGCGACAATCCCTACGGCTTCACCCCGGATCCCGAGCGCATGGCAGCCCTGCACGCCCGGGCCGGCCGACTCCTGGGGCGGGAACCCTCGGCCTACTACGAGCATGTCCGGATCTATCTCACCGGCGCTCACGGCTGGGACCAGTGGGCTTTCCTGGGGCTGCAGGGGCTGGCGGACATCGCCGAACGGCTGGACGAGGCGGACAACGCCGAGCGGGTGGCCGGTGCCATCCCGCAGCTCCCGGCCACGCCCTTCGAGGCGCTGGCGCGCCAGCTGGAGCACGTTACGCTGCCGGAGCCGGTGGCCGCGGCCCTGCTGGACCGGGCGGAGACGGCGACGGGGACCGAGGCGGCCGCCGCCCTGCGCGGGCTCACCGGGGCTGCCGACGCGGCTCCGCGCCGGGCGTGGCTGACCCGCCGGCTGGGAGGGCTGGATCCGGAGACCGAGGCCGAGTTCCTGGCCGCCGTGGCCGGCCGCGCCTGGGCCGACCTCGCCGATCCCGCCGTGGCCGGCGCCTTCCTGGAGGCGCTGGCGGGAACCGGCCAGGAGGTCTTCTCCAAGACCATCACCGAGCTGGTGGCCCTGCCGGGGATGCGCAGCGCCCTGCGCGACGCCATCGCCGACCCGGCCCGGAGCGAGACGGTAAGCCGCGCCGCGGCGGCCCTGCCAACCCTGCCCTGA
- the pap gene encoding polyphosphate:AMP phosphotransferase has translation MFEAVELGRELDKADFKAAEPALRTRLLQAQWALQREGVPLVIILAGAEAAGRAKVADRLDKWLDTRGMTTAAFWDETDEERQRPAHWRFWRRLPGRGEIALFFDGWYRRPLQGGTLGELEGADLERALHRNADLERTLAAEGTLVVKFWLHLTAEQQSRRLAKRRKKEQKASQAARRARRHAATALEAEPEAHYAALRETAEQTIRATDTGESPWYLIEAGDGRHRDLTLGQTLAAAMESTIEARAEQGAAGPAPVPHPAPEPAGKAPSLLDSVDLGERLAEADYREQLKARQRELHELAWAAWDAGRSLVAVFEGWDAAGKGSAIRRVIAAMDARLHRVISVAAPTDEEAAHHHLWRFWRQIPRDGYATLYDRSWYGRVLVERVEGFAAEADWRRAYAEINRFEEQLVEHGTVVAKFWLHISDEEQLRRFREREETPWKQHKITDEDWRNRERRDDYRRAVEEMVARTSTREAPWTLIPAEDKKVARIRVLDTLIQALKQALAD, from the coding sequence GTGTTCGAGGCCGTCGAACTCGGCCGCGAGCTGGACAAGGCCGACTTCAAGGCGGCGGAGCCGGCCCTGCGGACGCGCCTTCTGCAGGCGCAGTGGGCCCTGCAGCGGGAGGGGGTGCCGCTGGTCATCATCCTTGCCGGTGCCGAGGCGGCCGGGCGGGCGAAGGTCGCCGACCGCCTGGACAAGTGGCTGGACACTCGCGGCATGACCACCGCCGCCTTCTGGGACGAGACCGACGAGGAGCGCCAGCGCCCGGCGCACTGGCGCTTCTGGCGGCGGCTGCCCGGGCGCGGGGAGATCGCGCTGTTCTTTGACGGCTGGTATCGCCGCCCCCTCCAGGGCGGGACCCTGGGGGAGCTGGAGGGGGCCGACCTGGAACGGGCGCTCCACCGGAACGCCGACCTGGAACGGACCCTCGCCGCCGAGGGGACCCTGGTGGTGAAGTTCTGGCTCCATCTCACCGCGGAGCAGCAGTCACGGCGGCTGGCCAAGCGGCGGAAGAAGGAGCAGAAGGCCAGCCAGGCGGCCCGCCGGGCCCGTCGCCACGCCGCCACGGCCCTGGAGGCCGAGCCCGAGGCCCACTACGCCGCCCTGCGCGAGACCGCCGAGCAGACCATCCGCGCCACCGATACCGGTGAGAGCCCCTGGTACCTTATCGAGGCCGGCGATGGCCGCCACCGCGACCTCACCCTCGGCCAGACCCTGGCCGCGGCCATGGAGTCGACCATCGAGGCCCGGGCGGAGCAGGGAGCCGCCGGCCCGGCCCCGGTTCCGCACCCGGCCCCCGAGCCGGCGGGGAAGGCCCCCTCCCTGCTGGACAGCGTCGACCTCGGCGAGCGTCTGGCCGAGGCGGACTATCGCGAGCAGCTCAAGGCGCGCCAGCGCGAGCTCCACGAACTCGCCTGGGCCGCCTGGGATGCCGGCCGCTCCCTGGTGGCCGTCTTCGAGGGCTGGGATGCCGCCGGCAAGGGCTCGGCCATTCGCCGGGTCATTGCCGCCATGGATGCCCGGCTGCACCGAGTGATCTCGGTGGCCGCGCCCACCGACGAGGAGGCGGCCCATCACCACCTGTGGCGGTTCTGGCGGCAGATCCCCCGGGATGGCTATGCCACCCTCTACGACCGCTCCTGGTACGGCCGGGTGCTGGTGGAGCGGGTGGAGGGATTCGCCGCCGAGGCCGACTGGCGCCGCGCCTACGCCGAGATCAACCGCTTCGAGGAGCAGCTGGTGGAGCACGGCACCGTGGTCGCCAAGTTCTGGCTCCACATCAGCGACGAGGAGCAGCTACGCCGTTTCCGGGAGCGGGAGGAGACGCCGTGGAAGCAGCACAAGATCACCGACGAGGACTGGCGCAACCGCGAACGGCGCGACGACTACCGGCGTGCCGTGGAAGAGATGGTCGCCCGCACCTCCACCAGGGAGGCGCCCTGGACCCTGATCCCGGCGGAGGACAAGAAGGTCGCCCGCATCCGGGTACTGGATACCCTCATCCAGGCCCTGAAGCAGGCCCTGGCCGACTGA